Proteins from a genomic interval of Marmota flaviventris isolate mMarFla1 chromosome 8, mMarFla1.hap1, whole genome shotgun sequence:
- the LOC114093385 gene encoding OX-2 membrane glycoprotein-like isoform X2, with translation MERLVFRKPFCHLSTYSLIWGMAAVVLCTAQEEVVTQDEKLLLNTPASLRCSLQSAHEALIVTWQKKKAVSPENMITYSRNHGVVVQPAYQGRVNITELGLQNSTITFWNTTLEDEGCYMCLFNTFSSGKISGTACLTLYVQPTVFLHYNFFEDHLNITCSATARPAPMISWKVAGSGIENSTESLLHPNGTTSVTSILRVKDPKSQVGKEVICQVLYQGTVTEYKQTVNKGFWFSIPLLLSIVSLVILLVLISILLYWKRHRNQDREP, from the exons GTATTCAGGAAGCCCTTCTGTCATCTGTCCACCTACAGCCTGATTTGGGGCATGGCAGCAGTGGTGCTGTGTACAGCACAAG AGGAAGTGGTGACCCAGGATGAAAAGTTGCTGCTGAACACACCTGCATCCTTAAGATGTTCTCTGCAATCTGCCCACGAAGCCTTGATTGTGACATGGCAGAAAAAAAAGGCTGTAAGCCCAGAAAACATGATTACCTACAGCAGGAACCATGGGGTTGTGGTCCAGCCTGCCTACCAGGGCAGAGTGAACATCACCGAGCTGGGACTCCAGAACTCAACCATCACCTTCTGGAACACAACGCTGGAGGACGAGGGGTGCTACATGTGTCTCTTCAACACCTTTAGTTCTGGGAAGATCTCGGGAACAGCCTGCCTCACCCTCTATG TACAGCCCACAGTATTCCTTCACTACAATTTCTTTGAAGACCACCTAAATATCACTTGCTCTGCCACTGCCCGCCCAGCACCCATGATCTCCTGGAAGGTTGCTGGGTCAGGGATTGAGAACAGTACCGAGAGTCTATTACACCCTAACGGGACCACATCTGTCACCAGCATACTCCGTGTCAAAGACCCCAAAAGTCAAGTGGGGAAGGAGGTAATCTGCCAAGTGCTGTACCAGGGGACTGTGACTGAGTACAAGCAAACTGTGAACAAAG GCTTTTGGTTTTCAATTCCACTCTTGTTAAGCATTGTTTCCCTGGTAATTCTTCTGGTTTTAATCTCAATCTTATTATACTGGAAACGTCACCGGAATCAGGACCGAG AGCCCTAG
- the LOC114093385 gene encoding OX-2 membrane glycoprotein-like isoform X4, whose protein sequence is MITYSRNHGVVVQPAYQGRVNITELGLQNSTITFWNTTLEDEGCYMCLFNTFSSGKISGTACLTLYVQPTVFLHYNFFEDHLNITCSATARPAPMISWKVAGSGIENSTESLLHPNGTTSVTSILRVKDPKSQVGKEVICQVLYQGTVTEYKQTVNKGFWFSIPLLLSIVSLVILLVLISILLYWKRHRNQDRAFHKPAAHLRDCEIVQYDHSLNSTSYVILP, encoded by the exons ATGATTACCTACAGCAGGAACCATGGGGTTGTGGTCCAGCCTGCCTACCAGGGCAGAGTGAACATCACCGAGCTGGGACTCCAGAACTCAACCATCACCTTCTGGAACACAACGCTGGAGGACGAGGGGTGCTACATGTGTCTCTTCAACACCTTTAGTTCTGGGAAGATCTCGGGAACAGCCTGCCTCACCCTCTATG TACAGCCCACAGTATTCCTTCACTACAATTTCTTTGAAGACCACCTAAATATCACTTGCTCTGCCACTGCCCGCCCAGCACCCATGATCTCCTGGAAGGTTGCTGGGTCAGGGATTGAGAACAGTACCGAGAGTCTATTACACCCTAACGGGACCACATCTGTCACCAGCATACTCCGTGTCAAAGACCCCAAAAGTCAAGTGGGGAAGGAGGTAATCTGCCAAGTGCTGTACCAGGGGACTGTGACTGAGTACAAGCAAACTGTGAACAAAG GCTTTTGGTTTTCAATTCCACTCTTGTTAAGCATTGTTTCCCTGGTAATTCTTCTGGTTTTAATCTCAATCTTATTATACTGGAAACGTCACCGGAATCAGGACCGAG CATTCCACAAGCCAGCTGCCCATTTAAGAGACTGTGAAATTGTCCAATATGATCACTCATTAAATAGCACTTCCTATGTTATACTCCCATGA
- the LOC114093385 gene encoding OX-2 membrane glycoprotein-like isoform X3 produces the protein MERLVFRKPFCHLSTYSLIWGMAAVVLCTAQEEVVTQDEKLLLNTPASLRCSLQSAHEALIVTWQKKKAVSPENMITYSRNHGVVVQPAYQGRVNITELGLQNSTITFWNTTLEDEGCYMCLFNTFSSGKISGTACLTLYVQPTVFLHYNFFEDHLNITCSATARPAPMISWKVAGSGIENSTESLLHPNGTTSVTSILRVKDPKSQVGKEVICQVLYQGTVTEYKQTVNKAFHKPAAHLRDCEIVQYDHSLNSTSYVILP, from the exons GTATTCAGGAAGCCCTTCTGTCATCTGTCCACCTACAGCCTGATTTGGGGCATGGCAGCAGTGGTGCTGTGTACAGCACAAG AGGAAGTGGTGACCCAGGATGAAAAGTTGCTGCTGAACACACCTGCATCCTTAAGATGTTCTCTGCAATCTGCCCACGAAGCCTTGATTGTGACATGGCAGAAAAAAAAGGCTGTAAGCCCAGAAAACATGATTACCTACAGCAGGAACCATGGGGTTGTGGTCCAGCCTGCCTACCAGGGCAGAGTGAACATCACCGAGCTGGGACTCCAGAACTCAACCATCACCTTCTGGAACACAACGCTGGAGGACGAGGGGTGCTACATGTGTCTCTTCAACACCTTTAGTTCTGGGAAGATCTCGGGAACAGCCTGCCTCACCCTCTATG TACAGCCCACAGTATTCCTTCACTACAATTTCTTTGAAGACCACCTAAATATCACTTGCTCTGCCACTGCCCGCCCAGCACCCATGATCTCCTGGAAGGTTGCTGGGTCAGGGATTGAGAACAGTACCGAGAGTCTATTACACCCTAACGGGACCACATCTGTCACCAGCATACTCCGTGTCAAAGACCCCAAAAGTCAAGTGGGGAAGGAGGTAATCTGCCAAGTGCTGTACCAGGGGACTGTGACTGAGTACAAGCAAACTGTGAACAAAG CATTCCACAAGCCAGCTGCCCATTTAAGAGACTGTGAAATTGTCCAATATGATCACTCATTAAATAGCACTTCCTATGTTATACTCCCATGA
- the LOC114093385 gene encoding OX-2 membrane glycoprotein-like isoform X1 → MERLVFRKPFCHLSTYSLIWGMAAVVLCTAQEEVVTQDEKLLLNTPASLRCSLQSAHEALIVTWQKKKAVSPENMITYSRNHGVVVQPAYQGRVNITELGLQNSTITFWNTTLEDEGCYMCLFNTFSSGKISGTACLTLYVQPTVFLHYNFFEDHLNITCSATARPAPMISWKVAGSGIENSTESLLHPNGTTSVTSILRVKDPKSQVGKEVICQVLYQGTVTEYKQTVNKGFWFSIPLLLSIVSLVILLVLISILLYWKRHRNQDRAFHKPAAHLRDCEIVQYDHSLNSTSYVILP, encoded by the exons GTATTCAGGAAGCCCTTCTGTCATCTGTCCACCTACAGCCTGATTTGGGGCATGGCAGCAGTGGTGCTGTGTACAGCACAAG AGGAAGTGGTGACCCAGGATGAAAAGTTGCTGCTGAACACACCTGCATCCTTAAGATGTTCTCTGCAATCTGCCCACGAAGCCTTGATTGTGACATGGCAGAAAAAAAAGGCTGTAAGCCCAGAAAACATGATTACCTACAGCAGGAACCATGGGGTTGTGGTCCAGCCTGCCTACCAGGGCAGAGTGAACATCACCGAGCTGGGACTCCAGAACTCAACCATCACCTTCTGGAACACAACGCTGGAGGACGAGGGGTGCTACATGTGTCTCTTCAACACCTTTAGTTCTGGGAAGATCTCGGGAACAGCCTGCCTCACCCTCTATG TACAGCCCACAGTATTCCTTCACTACAATTTCTTTGAAGACCACCTAAATATCACTTGCTCTGCCACTGCCCGCCCAGCACCCATGATCTCCTGGAAGGTTGCTGGGTCAGGGATTGAGAACAGTACCGAGAGTCTATTACACCCTAACGGGACCACATCTGTCACCAGCATACTCCGTGTCAAAGACCCCAAAAGTCAAGTGGGGAAGGAGGTAATCTGCCAAGTGCTGTACCAGGGGACTGTGACTGAGTACAAGCAAACTGTGAACAAAG GCTTTTGGTTTTCAATTCCACTCTTGTTAAGCATTGTTTCCCTGGTAATTCTTCTGGTTTTAATCTCAATCTTATTATACTGGAAACGTCACCGGAATCAGGACCGAG CATTCCACAAGCCAGCTGCCCATTTAAGAGACTGTGAAATTGTCCAATATGATCACTCATTAAATAGCACTTCCTATGTTATACTCCCATGA